The window TACCTACTGGTCGTAGAGGAAGCGCTTCCCCTAGGCTTTGCGGATTGTCTGAAGTTCAGTGAAGGATTCACTCATGCAGCCGGGAGTGCCCGAAAGCGCGCGCCTCGCTCGGCGTCTGCGCAGCTTGCGCACCGAGCACTGGCCGGACCTGAAGGTCACCCAGCATCAGATCGCCGAGGCGCTCGGCGGGGAGAACGGTCCCCTGAGCCTGTCGCTGATCTCGTCCTGGGAGTCGCTCCGTAATCCCGCCCTGCCACCGGCGAGCCGGTTGGCCGGATATGCGATGTTCTTCGCCACCCGGCGATCGGTGGAGAGCAGCCCGGCCCGTCTGCTCAGCGAGCACGACCTGAGCGACGACGAACGGCAGGAGCGCGATCGGCTGCACTCCGAGCTGTTCGGCATGCGATTCGTCGACGGCGAGTCCACCGAGCCGGAGCCGGCCGGATCGACGCTGGCCGGCCTGGACCCGGGCGTGGCCGGCAGCGGCACCTGGTTCTTCCCGGATCAACGGCCGATCGTCATCGTCAGCGGGAGCCTGCCGAAGCGGTTCCGGGAGCGGATGCCGTTCACCGACACCAAGGATCCCGACTACGTCCGGTCCTACAGCCTCGCCGACCTCGACGCGCTTCTCGAGGTGCACGGGCACATCCGGGCGGTGAACCCGGCTGCCGAGGTCCGCATCTGCCGCTCCGAGGAGATGGAGGAGGACGACTTCACCTCCCACCTCGTACTGATCGGCGGCGTCGACTGGAACGCGGTGAACCGCGACATCGCCCGGCGCCTCGACCTGCCGGTCCGGCAGCGGGACCGGCCGCACGACGAGGACGCCGGTTGTTTCTCGGCCGGGGCGGGACAGATCTTCGAGCCGCTGCTCGATCCATCGAACGGGATGCTGCTGGAGGACGTCGCGCACTTCTTCCGTGGGAAAAGCCCGTACAACTCTCGACGAACAGTGACATTGTGTAATGGCATGTATGGGCGCGGAACGTACGGTGCGGTCCGCGCGTTGACCGATGCGAAGTTCCGGGATCGAAACGAGAATTTCATCCGGCAACGCTTCCCGGACGTCTCCGCGTTCAGCATCCTGATGCGGGTCCGGATCAACCCGAACGGAACCGTGGTGACGCCCGATTGGACTCAGGATGATGAGCGGCTGCACGAGTGGCCGTCCGTGATCGAGGCATGAGCGGGGTCGGTCACCATAATTCCCACCGCGGCCTGATCCAGGAGCCCGGGCCGGTCGACCGCCGGGCACCCGTCGACGCGATCATCGTCCCCAGCGGCCGGCCGGAGTTCGCGCTCGTCGAGGCGGGACGCCTGGCCGCGCTGCTGGACGCCACGCTGCTGGTGCTCTCCAGCGGATACTCCCGGGCCCGTGCGGTACCGGACCGGCTGGCTCGGCTGTCGACCCTTCAGGTGGTCGCGGTCGACTTCCCGGCGGCCGGGGTGCGGGACATGCCGGTGCTGGAGACGTCGACCGTGCTCGGCCGCTCGCATCTGCAACGCAAGGCCGACACGAGCGCCAAACGCAATCTCGGGCTGGCGCTGGCCCGGATGTCCGGGTGGCGCAATGTGGTCTTCCTCGACGACGACATCGTCGTGCCGGACGCGGCCGACCTGGAACGTGCGGTCGCGCTGCTCGACGTCCACGACGGGGTCGGCCTGCGGCTGGGCGGCTTCCCGGACAACTCGGTGGTCTGCCACGCCAACCGGGAGACCGGCGAGCTGCAGGACACCTTCGTCGGCGGGGGCGCGCTGGCGGTGCCCGCCGACCGGATCGACTCGTTCTTCCCGGAGATCTACAACGAGGACTGGTTCTTCCTGCTCGGTGACACCGCCCTGCGGCCGGTCAGCCAGGTCGGGCACGCGTTGCAGCGCTCCTACGATCCGTTCTCCGACCCGGACCGGGCACGGGGTGAGGAGTTCGGTGACGTGCTGGCCGAGGGGATCTTCGCCCGGCTCGACCAGCACCTGCCGATCGCCGCGGAGACCGGCTACTGGAGTGACTTCCTCAGGGCGCGGCTCGGGCTGATCGAGCGGATCGCGAAGCGGATCGATCCGGCCACACCGAAGGGTGTCGCGATGCTCCGGGCCCTGGACGCGGCGAAGGGCCGGCTGCGGTCGATCCGGCCGGTCGATTGTGTCCGTTACATCGAGGCCTGGCAGAACGACCGCAAGACCTGGCGCGACTTCATCGGTGACCTCGCCCCGAACGTCGGGCTCGACGCGGCGGTGGGCGCCTTCGACCTGTCGAGCTTCACGTCTGCTCCTCGGGGTCGGCGCCGGTCAAAGCCGGAGCGAACAGCGCCACGGCCAGCACTAGCGGCAACAGTGCCGTTATCGCCGTCTCCAGTCCGGCGAAGTGTGCCAGTCGTCCGATGACGAACGGGCCGGCCACGCTGGCGCTGTACCCGACGGCGGTCATCGCCCCCACCGTCGACGGGGCGGCCACGTTGCCGGTCGCGCTCAGGGCGGCCGGGAACACCCAGC of the Actinoplanes sichuanensis genome contains:
- a CDS encoding XRE family transcriptional regulator translates to MQPGVPESARLARRLRSLRTEHWPDLKVTQHQIAEALGGENGPLSLSLISSWESLRNPALPPASRLAGYAMFFATRRSVESSPARLLSEHDLSDDERQERDRLHSELFGMRFVDGESTEPEPAGSTLAGLDPGVAGSGTWFFPDQRPIVIVSGSLPKRFRERMPFTDTKDPDYVRSYSLADLDALLEVHGHIRAVNPAAEVRICRSEEMEEDDFTSHLVLIGGVDWNAVNRDIARRLDLPVRQRDRPHDEDAGCFSAGAGQIFEPLLDPSNGMLLEDVAHFFRGKSPYNSRRTVTLCNGMYGRGTYGAVRALTDAKFRDRNENFIRQRFPDVSAFSILMRVRINPNGTVVTPDWTQDDERLHEWPSVIEA